Within the Nocardioides aurantiacus genome, the region CGATGCCGGGGTGCACGGCGTTGACGGTGACTCCCTCGGGAGCCAGTCGTTCGGCCAGGGCGTGGCCGGCGGTGACGCTCATCAGCTTGGCGCGTGCGTAGGCCTCAAAGGCCTTGAACCCCGCCGCGGGGTTGAGCTGGGACAGGGTGCTGACGCCGTCCAGATCCAGGGTCGCCGGTCGGGCCGGGCCGAGCAGCTTGAGCTGGCGGGTGTCGTTGAGGGTGTCGCTGGCGACGTTGACCACCCGGGCGTGGCCGCGGCGGAGCTGCCCTGCCAGCGCCGTGGTCAGGCCGTACCCGGCGAGGTAGTCCAGGGCGATGTGCATCTCGACGCCGTCGGGCGAGAGCTGGCGGTCGCGGAAGTGGGCGCCGGCGTTGTTGACCACCAGGTGCACCTGGTGGTGGCGCTCGGCGATGGTCGCGGCGGCGTTCAGGACATCGCTACGTCGGGTCATGTCGGCGGCGATCACCTCCAAGGCGCCCTCAACCCCTTGTGCTCGGATGCGCCGACCCAGCGCGTCGGCCCGCGCTGGTGTGCGCGCGAGGATGACCACGTGGGCTCCGGCGCGGGCCAGTTCCAAGGCGATGACTGAGCCCATGCCGCCGGTAGCGCCGGTGAGTACTGCGACCCGTCCCGACAGGTTGACGTTCACCGCCGGTGCGGCCACGGGAACCTCCAGCGCGCTCATCGGGTGATCCGGGGGTGGGCGCGGGTGTAACGGGGAACCTCGGCCTCATCGAGCAGGAAGTCGGCCAGATCGGCGCGTCCGATGGAGCTCCACAGCCGGACCGAGGTGTCGGTGCCGGTGGCGTACTTCCCGTTCGCGGCGTGCTCGGACAGCTTCGGGGGACGCACGATCGTCCAGTCCAGGCCGGAGGCGGTGATCAACGGCTCCATGGACTCCTTGTCGCGCATCCTGTCAGCGACACCGGCCCAGACCGCCTTGGAGTACAGCGAGGAGTCATGCGTCTCCAGCACCCCGTGGGCGCTGACCACGATGAGCCGCTTCACGCCAGCGGCGGCCATCGCGGGCACAGTGGAACGCATCGCCTCAGTACAGACGCTGGTGGGGCCCTTCTCTGCTCCGCCGAGGGTGCTGATCACAGCGTCAACCCCAGCCAGGGCAGCCCCCAGACCGGCCGCGTCGGCCAGGTCGGCCCACAGATGCTCGCGTAGTCCCGGTGCAGGAGCCAGGGAACCGGGGCGGCGCACCAGTGCCACCACTCGATGCCCCCGCGCGAGCGCGTTGGTCACCACGTGCCTGCCCGTGGCGCCGGTCGCGCCCAGGACCGCCAAGGCCAGCCTGTTCGAGGCATCATGTCTCATAGTGGCAGGTTTGCACAATGAATAAGATGGGTCAAGGTGTCTCATAGACTGGGGTGGTGCCCCCTGACACTGACCCCCGAACCACGCGCAGCCGTAAGGCGATCACGGCCGCCACCCGACGCCTGCTCCTCGAACACGGCCCCGCGGCGGTCACCCACGTGCGTGTCGCCGAGGCCTCCGGGGTGGGGCGGGCGACCGTCTACCGGCACTGGCCCCGCAGCGATCAGCTGCTGGCCGAGGCCATGGCCGCCGTCCCGATGCCGTTCTTCGACACTCCCCCGGACCGTGGTACGCCCACCGTGGAGTGGGTGCGTGCTGAGCTGACGTCCCTGGCCCGCCAGCTGGGCCTGCCTGACGTGCGCGCGGTGACCACCACCCTGGCCAACGCCGCCTTGTGGGACATGGGCATGGACGCCCGCCGATCCGGCTTCGCCCACCTGCTCGCCCAGCGCCTGAGCAGCGCCTTGCACGTAGCACAGGAGCGCGGCGAGGTGACATTGTCGTCTACGGGCGACCACGCCGCGGCCTTGGCCATCGGGCCTCTGTACTACCGCGCCACCATCGAGCACGCCCCCATCGACGAGCACCTCATCCAAGCCGCCATCGACGCCCTCGGCACCTGGCACATCTGACCCAGGTGAAGTCACCGATCCCGTTGTGGAACCCGGCGTCGACACACCCACGGGTGATCAGGCGGGGGCGCCGGCCTCGATCCACTCCTCGAAGCTGCGGCCGGCCAGGATGGCGTCGGGGCCAGCGAGTGCGGCCCCCCGCCGGGCCGCGCGCCCCGACCTGCCCGGCAGCACGAGCGGTAGCACGAGGCGGTGCGCGCCGCGTGCCCGAAAGGTGCGCCGGCAGGCCGTCGTCATCGCCAACCGCTGTGGCCCACCCAGGTCCACCGTCCGCCCCTCGTCCTGGCCATCGATCAGCCGGAGCAAGTGCTCGACCACCGTCTCTACATCGACCGGCTGCACCGGTTGCCGTAAACACAGCCGCACAGGTCCGAGCCCGAGCGTCCCGGCGAGTTGGGCCGGGAAGGTGTGGAACTGCGTCGCGCGCAGGATCGTGGCAGGCACGGCACCAGCGCGGGTCTCGCGCTTCTGTGCCAGCTTGCCCGCGTAGTGACCCACCCCCGGCATCGCGTCGATGCCAACGATCGAGAGAGTGACCAGGCGGTGTACGCCGGCTTCAGCCGCGGCCAGCTGCAGGGTGCGGGCAACGGCGGCGAAGAACTCGACGCAGACCCGCCTCACTTGCGAAGTGGTCGAGGTGCAGTCGAGCACCGCCTGCACACCGTCCAAGACCCCGACAAGACCCTCCCCGGTCACGAGGTCGACACCGCTGGACCGGCTGAGGACCACCGCCTCGTCGCCCCGTGCCTGCAACCGGGAGACCACCCGGGAGCCCACCTGTCCGGTTCCACCGGCCACCGCCACGCGCATGTCGCCATCTTCCAGAGGCTCAAGGACGCCGGCAAGGATGCAGGCGGCGCGGCCTCGCGTCGAACGACGATCCGGCGTTGCTGGCTCCGAGCCCGAGGCCCTGTTCAGCGGCTCACAGAACGGCACAGGCAGGGAATTGGCAGCAGTGTCGCGAGCCAATCCCCCTGTGGGACAACAGTGGACGGACCCGACCACCGTGCCTATGTCGCCGTGGCGGGATCCCGTACTGGCTCGCGGAGCGTGCCAGTACGGGATCCCGCACCGGGGCGCTCCGCGAGCTCATCGGCTTGTGGTCACGCTCCACGTGACGATGGGCTCGCGGAGCGACCCGGTGACCGATCCATGTACGAGAGCAGGGGGCGTGTCGAGTCGACCTGCAGTTGCAATCACGGGCTCGCACCGTAGAGGGTGGCGAGCCGGACCATGGTGTCGGCCACGGCTTGGCGGAGCTCGGGCGGGTCCAGGACCTCGACTTCTGCACCGAGTCGTAGGAGATGGCGGGCGGCGTTGTCGAGGCGGTCGAATCGCAGGCTCAGTCGAGCCCATCCGTGCTCGTCGCGTACGACGTCCGCAGGCAGTGGCAGCTCGGGTCGGGTCACCTTGTCGAGCAGCTGGAGCAACGGCTCGGCCGCTGGAGCGATACGCACAGTCACGAAGTAATCCGGGATCGACTCGAGGAACGTCTCGCGGAGCTGAGTCCAGGTCGCGGCAAGGTTGAATTCGACCGGCCGGTCGAAGCGGTGGACGAGCGCCTCGACGTTGTCGATGCGTGAAAGGCGGAAGAGTCGGAAGGGGCGTTCGTCACTGTGTCGCGTCCGTCCGAGGAGGTACCAGGTGTAGCCCTTCAGGATCAGTCCGAGCGGCTGGACCTCGAGATCCTTCCCGCGGTAGGTGAGTCTGACCTCGCGGGACTCCCAGACCGCCTGGGCGATGTCAGCCAGCGCCGAGGGGTCGTCCGGTGGGGCGATCCAGTGGGTCGGCTCCACCAGCAACCGGTCACGCACGACACGCGCTGCGGTCTCTGATCTCCTCTCCATCGCCGGCAAGAGGGTGCGGTCGGCGACGGCTGTGTCGAACCCGAGTTGGGCGGCGATCGCCGGCACAGCGGCGAAGAGCACACCGCGCGCCTCGGCGGTGTCGAGTCGCGGCAGCCCAGCGATCCGATAGGAAGGATCGATCCGGATCCCGCCGTTTCGCCCGACCTCGGTGTAGACCGGAACGCCCGCGCCGCTCAGCGCCTCCACGTCGCGGTAGATGGTGCGCACCGAGACTTCGAGCGCCTCTGCCAGCTCGGTCGCTGAGGCGCCGCCCCTGATCTGCAGTCGAACCAGCAGCTCGACCAACCGACTCGCACGCACGTTGAGAAGACTAGCCATGAACGCTGACACGCTCTGTCAGGGTTCCTGCCCCACGATGAGCCTCAACAGCCCGCTGGGCCGTCCAGGCTCCAGCGAACCGGGCACGAAACGCGCCCATTATACGAGAGGTCACCCACATGTCCCACACCATCGTCAATCCCGATGGATTGCACGATCCAGCCCCGTTCGGTTACAGCCACACTGTGGCCATCCCTTCCGGCACGGAACTCATCCTCGTCGCGGGTCAATATGGATCGGACTTGAACGGCACGGTCGTCTCGGCCGACTTTGGCGAGCAGGTGCGGAAGGCGTTCGGCAACCTCGGCGTTGCCCTGGCGGCCCACGGGCTCGACCTCAGCGATGTCGTACAGCTCAGGACGTACGTCGTGAATCTTGACTTCGACAAGCTCGGTGCGATTGGCCAGGCCGTAGGCAGTGGCTGCGGGGACACCCCACCCACGCAGACCGTCATCGGAGTGGCCGGGCTGGCCATGCCGGACATCCTGTTCGAGGTCGAGGCCGTCGCCGCACGCGCTTAGCTAGCGCGTTGCACTGGGCGGGTGCGGCATCGAGCGACGCCGAACTCGCCCAGGTCACCAACAGCCCATCCCGTTTGTCCATCCCTGATCGACATTGTTCGGATCCGTGGCGGCGTCGCGGACCGATCGTGTTTCGGTGAGTCCTCTTCGTCCTTAGCTGGTCGCCACGGCCTTGAAGAAGGTGTAGCAGAAGACACCATCGGCCTCGGTGGTGCGGAGCAGGTGCTCAATGCCTTCGTCGAAGCGGTGGGGCTCGATGAGCCCGGCCGAGAGTGCCGCCTGGCGCACGCCCTGGATCATGGCGGTGAAGGTCTTGCGGGTGAATCCATCGACGAGTCCGGGCCGGCTGGCATCGACGTACACCTGGCGCGGCGACACCGCGACGTTCTGGTAGCCGGCGGCGTCCAGCAG harbors:
- a CDS encoding SDR family NAD(P)-dependent oxidoreductase, with the translated sequence MSALEVPVAAPAVNVNLSGRVAVLTGATGGMGSVIALELARAGAHVVILARTPARADALGRRIRAQGVEGALEVIAADMTRRSDVLNAAATIAERHHQVHLVVNNAGAHFRDRQLSPDGVEMHIALDYLAGYGLTTALAGQLRRGHARVVNVASDTLNDTRQLKLLGPARPATLDLDGVSTLSQLNPAAGFKAFEAYARAKLMSVTAGHALAERLAPEGVTVNAVHPGIVATDIIDDLVPALLKPFSALIRRSMLTPEQGAHAALRLATDPALEGVTGRYYNRDMPTTTPPVAYDPTVQQQLLGLSDAHFGR
- a CDS encoding NAD(P)H-binding protein, with product MRHLDPSYSLCKPATMRHDASNRLALAVLGATGATGRHVVTNALARGHRVVALVRRPGSLAPAPGLREHLWADLADAAGLGAALAGVDAVISTLGGAEKGPTSVCTEAMRSTVPAMAAAGVKRLIVVSAHGVLETHDSSLYSKAVWAGVADRMRDKESMEPLITASGLDWTIVRPPKLSEHAANGKYATGTDTSVRLWSSIGRADLADFLLDEAEVPRYTRAHPRITR
- a CDS encoding TetR/AcrR family transcriptional regulator encodes the protein MPPDTDPRTTRSRKAITAATRRLLLEHGPAAVTHVRVAEASGVGRATVYRHWPRSDQLLAEAMAAVPMPFFDTPPDRGTPTVEWVRAELTSLARQLGLPDVRAVTTTLANAALWDMGMDARRSGFAHLLAQRLSSALHVAQERGEVTLSSTGDHAAALAIGPLYYRATIEHAPIDEHLIQAAIDALGTWHI
- a CDS encoding SDR family oxidoreductase, which gives rise to MRVAVAGGTGQVGSRVVSRLQARGDEAVVLSRSSGVDLVTGEGLVGVLDGVQAVLDCTSTTSQVRRVCVEFFAAVARTLQLAAAEAGVHRLVTLSIVGIDAMPGVGHYAGKLAQKRETRAGAVPATILRATQFHTFPAQLAGTLGLGPVRLCLRQPVQPVDVETVVEHLLRLIDGQDEGRTVDLGGPQRLAMTTACRRTFRARGAHRLVLPLVLPGRSGRAARRGAALAGPDAILAGRSFEEWIEAGAPA
- a CDS encoding helix-turn-helix transcriptional regulator → MVELLVRLQIRGGASATELAEALEVSVRTIYRDVEALSGAGVPVYTEVGRNGGIRIDPSYRIAGLPRLDTAEARGVLFAAVPAIAAQLGFDTAVADRTLLPAMERRSETAARVVRDRLLVEPTHWIAPPDDPSALADIAQAVWESREVRLTYRGKDLEVQPLGLILKGYTWYLLGRTRHSDERPFRLFRLSRIDNVEALVHRFDRPVEFNLAATWTQLRETFLESIPDYFVTVRIAPAAEPLLQLLDKVTRPELPLPADVVRDEHGWARLSLRFDRLDNAARHLLRLGAEVEVLDPPELRQAVADTMVRLATLYGASP
- a CDS encoding RidA family protein; this translates as MSHTIVNPDGLHDPAPFGYSHTVAIPSGTELILVAGQYGSDLNGTVVSADFGEQVRKAFGNLGVALAAHGLDLSDVVQLRTYVVNLDFDKLGAIGQAVGSGCGDTPPTQTVIGVAGLAMPDILFEVEAVAARA